One region of Juglans regia cultivar Chandler chromosome 4, Walnut 2.0, whole genome shotgun sequence genomic DNA includes:
- the LOC108980820 gene encoding protein EMBRYO SAC DEVELOPMENT ARREST 30 isoform X1 — MFIKSKMKWVTLSLLILSLLSLLTHLSVTKFSTADLVQYSAMAGLRADFANVIGSPFSRNKKIWGVVKSLESLQPYANPRSSYPVPKERSNGFIYAKVFGGFANIRSSICDLVTISRLLNATLVIPEIQESTRSKGISSKFKSFSYLYNEEQFISSLKNDIMIVKSLPRNLKTRRNEFPTFRPKSSASPKYYMEEILPKLKEAKVVGLVLTDGGCLQSILPPSMAEFQRLRCRVAFHALQFRTDIQILGHRMLERLRGWGQPFLAFHPGLLRDTLAYHGCAELFQDVHTELIQYRRAQMIKRGIVNEELSVNSHLRRENGSCPLMPEEVGILLRAMGYPPKTIIYLAGSETFGGQRVLIPLRAMFTNLVDRTSLCSKKELYDLVGPETPLPLDLFQMPPAKSEEELKEEWKKAGPRPRPLPPPPDRPIYQHEKEGWYGWITEIDTEPDPSPMDLRMQAHRLLWDALDYIVSVEADAFFPGFNNDGSGWPDFSNLVMGQRLYETGSSRTYRPDRKVLAELFNITRDNMYHTKYNWTLLVREHLNKSLGEEGLTRQSLLSKPASFLSHPLPECSCRTSSPDIPTDVKVDNGRILYGGEDDCPKWMERGDKAVVSESAGKGGNFENELEYEIDVVELPESYDSGGKSNVTLVWDRDEEMDPND, encoded by the exons ATGTTTATCAAATCCAAGATGAAATGGGTTACACTTTCCCTCCTCATCTTATCTTTGTTATCTCTGCTGACCCACCTTTCTGTCACAAAGTTTTCGACTGCTGATTTAGTGCAGTACAGTGCAATGGCTGGGTTGCGTGCCGATTTTGCTAATGTGATAGGATCACCG TTCAGCAGGAATAAGAAGATATGGGGGGTTGTGAAGTCGTTAGAGTCTTTACAGCCTTATGCAAATCCCAGAAGCAGCTATCCTG ttCCGAAGGAACGGAGCAATGGTTTCATTTATGCAAAAGTTTTTGGTGGGTTTGCAAATATAAGATCTTCG ATATGTGATCTGGTCACCATATCCAGGCTTCTAAATGCAACCCTTGTCATTCCAGAGATTCAAGAAAGTACTCGTTCAAAGGGCATTAG ttCTAAGTTCAAAAGCTTTTCCTATCTCTATAATGAGGAACAGTTCATATCATCGCTAAAAAATGATATCATGATTGTGAAGAGCCTACCTCGAAACCTAAAGACTAGGAGGAACGAATTTCCTACCTTTAGGCCTAAAAGTTCAGCCTCTCCAAAATATTATATGGAAGAAATTCTACCAAAGTTAAAGGAAGCCAAGGTTGTTGGATTGGTTCTTACTGATGGTGGATGCCTGCAG tCCATCCTTCCACCTAGCATGGCTGAGTTTCAGAGGCTTAGATGCAGAGTTGCCTTCCATGCACTGCAATTCCGTACAGATATTCAGATTCTTGGGCACCGAATGCTGGAGAG GTTACGAGGATGGGGCCAACCTTTCTTAGCTTTTCATCCTGGCTTATTGAGAGACACCTTGGCATATCATGGTTGTGCAGAACTCTTTCAG GATGTTCATACTGAACTTATACAGTATCGGAGGGCACAGATGATCAAACGAGGAATTGTTAATGAGGAACTAAGCGTGAATTCTCACTTGCGTAGAGAAAATGGTTCATGTCCCCTCATGCCTGAAGAG GTTGGAATTCTCCTTCGAGCAATGGGCTATCCTCCTAAGACAATAATATACCTGGCTGGTTCTGAAACTTTTGGTGGTCAACGTGTTCTGATCCCTCTTCGTGCCATGTTTACCAACTTAGTAGATCGCACTTCCCTTTGTAGCAAGAAAGAGTTGTATGACTTGGTTGGACCTGAAACCCCACTTCCTCTAGATCTTTTCCAAATGCCTCCTGCCAAAAGTGAGGAAGAACTTAAAGAAGAATGGAAAAAGGCTGGTCCTCGGCCTCGGCCTCTGCCTCCACCTCCTGATAGACCTATCTATCAACATGAAAAAGAAGGCTGGTATGGTTGGATTACTGAGATTGACACAGAACCAGACCCATCGCCCATGGATCTGAGGATGCAAGCGCACAGGTTACTGTGGGATGCTCTTGATTATATCGTCTCTGTGGAAGCCGATGCATTCTTTCCTGGTTTTAACAATGATGGCAGTGGATGGCCAGATTTCTCAAATTTGGTCATGGGACAGCGATTGTATGAGACTGGTTCTTCTAGAACATACAGACCAGACAG GAAAGTTCTTGCAGAACTTTTCAACATTACCCGTGACAATATGTACCATACCAAATACAATTGGACGCTCTTAGTGAGGGAACATCTTAACAAAAGCTTGGGTGAGGAAGGCCTCACAAGGCAGTCCCTTTTATCAAAACCAGCTTCATTCCTCTCACATCCACTCCCTGAATGCTCTTGTAGAACATCTTCTCCTGACATTCCAACTGATGTAAAAGTCGACAACGGCAGGATTCTGTATGGCGGGGAAGATGATTGCCCCAAATGGATGGAACGTGGCGACAAAGCTGTTGTTTCAGAGTCAGCTGGGAAAGGTGGCAACTTTGAGAATGAATTGGAATATGAAATTGACGTAGTTGAATTGCCAGAATCTTATGACAGTGGTGGTAAATCTAATGTTACTCTGGTCTGGGACCGGGATGAGGAAATGGACCCAAATGACTAA
- the LOC108980820 gene encoding protein EMBRYO SAC DEVELOPMENT ARREST 30 isoform X2 produces the protein MRPYCYFGWFRRERLVPKERSNGFIYAKVFGGFANIRSSICDLVTISRLLNATLVIPEIQESTRSKGISSKFKSFSYLYNEEQFISSLKNDIMIVKSLPRNLKTRRNEFPTFRPKSSASPKYYMEEILPKLKEAKVVGLVLTDGGCLQSILPPSMAEFQRLRCRVAFHALQFRTDIQILGHRMLERLRGWGQPFLAFHPGLLRDTLAYHGCAELFQDVHTELIQYRRAQMIKRGIVNEELSVNSHLRRENGSCPLMPEEVGILLRAMGYPPKTIIYLAGSETFGGQRVLIPLRAMFTNLVDRTSLCSKKELYDLVGPETPLPLDLFQMPPAKSEEELKEEWKKAGPRPRPLPPPPDRPIYQHEKEGWYGWITEIDTEPDPSPMDLRMQAHRLLWDALDYIVSVEADAFFPGFNNDGSGWPDFSNLVMGQRLYETGSSRTYRPDRKVLAELFNITRDNMYHTKYNWTLLVREHLNKSLGEEGLTRQSLLSKPASFLSHPLPECSCRTSSPDIPTDVKVDNGRILYGGEDDCPKWMERGDKAVVSESAGKGGNFENELEYEIDVVELPESYDSGGKSNVTLVWDRDEEMDPND, from the exons ATGAGGCcctattgttattttggatggTTTAGACGGGAACGGTTGG ttCCGAAGGAACGGAGCAATGGTTTCATTTATGCAAAAGTTTTTGGTGGGTTTGCAAATATAAGATCTTCG ATATGTGATCTGGTCACCATATCCAGGCTTCTAAATGCAACCCTTGTCATTCCAGAGATTCAAGAAAGTACTCGTTCAAAGGGCATTAG ttCTAAGTTCAAAAGCTTTTCCTATCTCTATAATGAGGAACAGTTCATATCATCGCTAAAAAATGATATCATGATTGTGAAGAGCCTACCTCGAAACCTAAAGACTAGGAGGAACGAATTTCCTACCTTTAGGCCTAAAAGTTCAGCCTCTCCAAAATATTATATGGAAGAAATTCTACCAAAGTTAAAGGAAGCCAAGGTTGTTGGATTGGTTCTTACTGATGGTGGATGCCTGCAG tCCATCCTTCCACCTAGCATGGCTGAGTTTCAGAGGCTTAGATGCAGAGTTGCCTTCCATGCACTGCAATTCCGTACAGATATTCAGATTCTTGGGCACCGAATGCTGGAGAG GTTACGAGGATGGGGCCAACCTTTCTTAGCTTTTCATCCTGGCTTATTGAGAGACACCTTGGCATATCATGGTTGTGCAGAACTCTTTCAG GATGTTCATACTGAACTTATACAGTATCGGAGGGCACAGATGATCAAACGAGGAATTGTTAATGAGGAACTAAGCGTGAATTCTCACTTGCGTAGAGAAAATGGTTCATGTCCCCTCATGCCTGAAGAG GTTGGAATTCTCCTTCGAGCAATGGGCTATCCTCCTAAGACAATAATATACCTGGCTGGTTCTGAAACTTTTGGTGGTCAACGTGTTCTGATCCCTCTTCGTGCCATGTTTACCAACTTAGTAGATCGCACTTCCCTTTGTAGCAAGAAAGAGTTGTATGACTTGGTTGGACCTGAAACCCCACTTCCTCTAGATCTTTTCCAAATGCCTCCTGCCAAAAGTGAGGAAGAACTTAAAGAAGAATGGAAAAAGGCTGGTCCTCGGCCTCGGCCTCTGCCTCCACCTCCTGATAGACCTATCTATCAACATGAAAAAGAAGGCTGGTATGGTTGGATTACTGAGATTGACACAGAACCAGACCCATCGCCCATGGATCTGAGGATGCAAGCGCACAGGTTACTGTGGGATGCTCTTGATTATATCGTCTCTGTGGAAGCCGATGCATTCTTTCCTGGTTTTAACAATGATGGCAGTGGATGGCCAGATTTCTCAAATTTGGTCATGGGACAGCGATTGTATGAGACTGGTTCTTCTAGAACATACAGACCAGACAG GAAAGTTCTTGCAGAACTTTTCAACATTACCCGTGACAATATGTACCATACCAAATACAATTGGACGCTCTTAGTGAGGGAACATCTTAACAAAAGCTTGGGTGAGGAAGGCCTCACAAGGCAGTCCCTTTTATCAAAACCAGCTTCATTCCTCTCACATCCACTCCCTGAATGCTCTTGTAGAACATCTTCTCCTGACATTCCAACTGATGTAAAAGTCGACAACGGCAGGATTCTGTATGGCGGGGAAGATGATTGCCCCAAATGGATGGAACGTGGCGACAAAGCTGTTGTTTCAGAGTCAGCTGGGAAAGGTGGCAACTTTGAGAATGAATTGGAATATGAAATTGACGTAGTTGAATTGCCAGAATCTTATGACAGTGGTGGTAAATCTAATGTTACTCTGGTCTGGGACCGGGATGAGGAAATGGACCCAAATGACTAA